The following are from one region of the Abditibacteriota bacterium genome:
- the maf gene encoding septum formation protein Maf — MKYCLCSTSPRRRELLKLIIPEFEIRPSGAERPIPSGMAPEESCVMLSLHKLPPRAEAGAVFICADTIVSVDGVQLGKPSSPGQAAEMLSLLSGRSHKVTTGYAIACGDLILKGYENTTVFFGNMSPEDIAAYVATGEPMDKAGAYGIQGLASRFIRGIEGDYFNVVGLPVYSLYHTLKSHDLIR, encoded by the coding sequence ATGAAATACTGCCTTTGTTCTACCTCGCCCCGGCGCCGGGAGTTGCTGAAGCTCATTATACCTGAATTTGAGATCAGGCCCAGCGGCGCGGAGCGGCCCATTCCCTCCGGGATGGCTCCCGAGGAGAGCTGCGTCATGCTCTCTCTCCACAAGCTGCCTCCCCGGGCGGAAGCAGGCGCTGTGTTCATCTGCGCCGACACCATAGTGTCTGTGGACGGAGTTCAGCTGGGCAAGCCCTCATCCCCCGGGCAGGCCGCCGAAATGCTGTCCCTGCTGTCGGGCAGGAGCCACAAGGTCACCACCGGCTACGCCATAGCCTGCGGCGACCTGATCCTGAAGGGCTACGAAAACACCACCGTCTTCTTTGGTAACATGTCCCCGGAGGACATAGCCGCTTACGTGGCCACCGGCGAGCCCATGGACAAGGCCGGCGCCTACGGCATCCAGGGTCTGGCCTCCAGATTCATCCGGGGCATCGAAGGCGACTATTTCAACGTGGTGGGTCTTCCCGTATATAGTCTGTACCACACCCTGAAGTCTCACGATCTGATACGATAG
- a CDS encoding amidohydrolase — protein sequence MLIDIHTHCYADAIAEKAICVLENNSGQKAFLDGTAEALSRSTAAAGLDYSVVVPIATKPSQTRRINEWALSLEQDYPNLLPFGTIHPDNEDPEEEIKWMAARGLRGLKIHPDYQKTLINDPKFMRIFAAMEEHGLILITHAGFDVGLPPPRHCMPHMMADVLKAFPRLTVIAAHMGGVEEQDEVKRYYNGKNIYLDTCFTHLYLNGRQLAEAIKRHGADKILFGTDSPWSDQKQQIGYILSLELTDEEKRLVLGDNARRLLKL from the coding sequence ATGCTCATAGACATCCACACTCACTGCTACGCGGACGCCATTGCCGAAAAGGCCATATGCGTGCTGGAAAACAACTCCGGTCAAAAGGCGTTCCTTGACGGCACCGCAGAGGCTCTGTCCCGGTCCACTGCTGCGGCCGGTCTTGATTACTCGGTAGTAGTGCCCATAGCCACCAAGCCCTCTCAGACCCGCAGGATCAACGAGTGGGCTCTGTCCCTGGAGCAGGACTACCCCAACCTGCTGCCCTTCGGCACCATCCATCCGGACAACGAAGACCCGGAAGAGGAGATCAAATGGATGGCAGCCCGGGGTCTCAGAGGCCTCAAGATCCATCCGGATTATCAAAAGACCCTCATCAACGATCCCAAGTTCATGCGTATTTTTGCCGCCATGGAAGAACACGGCCTCATACTCATCACCCACGCAGGCTTTGACGTGGGGCTTCCCCCTCCCCGGCACTGTATGCCCCACATGATGGCTGACGTGCTGAAGGCTTTTCCCCGGCTCACGGTCATAGCCGCCCATATGGGAGGCGTGGAAGAGCAGGATGAGGTCAAGCGGTATTACAACGGCAAAAACATCTATCTGGACACCTGCTTTACCCACCTGTATCTCAACGGCCGCCAGCTGGCCGAAGCCATCAAAAGACACGGAGCAGACAAGATACTCTTCGGCACCGACTCCCCCTGGTCCGACCAGAAGCAGCAGATAGGATATATCCTGTCTCTGGAGCTGACCGACGAAGAAAAGAGGCTGGTGCTGGGCGACAATGCCCGCCGTCTGCTGAAGCTGTAA
- the ilvC gene encoding ketol-acid reductoisomerase, which produces MERHILYTDDIDTACLMDRTIAILGYGNQGRSHALNLRDSGFRVTVANHSDTPNGRKAREDGFEPMPIPAAVQQADVIMLTLPDETMADIYAAEIAPWLKKGQGIMFCHGFNIHFKKIVPPADTDVFMVAPKGAGYKVRAAYEKGGGVAALYAVYQDYTGSAGDLARAYAKGLGCGHSGIMESSFEEECVCDLFGEQTVLCGGMTALIEAGFNTLVAAGYRPEVAYFECCHEVKIIMDLIYQKGISAMNKGISNTAEYGGYTVGKKIIDDHVLCAMKEALEDIRSGAFADRFLADIKQKDNLLTETRKANDEALIEKTGAFLREKMNLGKD; this is translated from the coding sequence ATGGAACGACATATACTCTACACAGACGACATAGATACGGCCTGTCTCATGGACAGGACTATAGCCATACTGGGCTACGGCAATCAGGGGCGTTCTCACGCTCTGAATCTGAGAGACTCCGGCTTTCGGGTCACAGTCGCCAACCACAGCGACACTCCCAACGGACGAAAGGCCCGGGAGGACGGCTTTGAACCAATGCCCATTCCGGCAGCGGTACAGCAGGCCGACGTGATCATGCTCACCCTGCCCGACGAGACCATGGCGGACATATACGCGGCCGAGATCGCGCCATGGCTGAAGAAAGGCCAGGGGATCATGTTCTGCCACGGCTTCAACATACACTTCAAAAAGATCGTGCCCCCGGCCGACACCGACGTGTTTATGGTGGCCCCCAAGGGCGCGGGCTACAAGGTGCGGGCGGCCTACGAAAAGGGCGGAGGCGTGGCTGCGCTGTATGCCGTGTATCAGGACTACACCGGCTCCGCCGGCGACCTGGCCAGGGCCTATGCCAAAGGGCTGGGTTGCGGACACAGCGGCATCATGGAGAGCTCCTTTGAAGAAGAATGCGTCTGCGACCTGTTCGGCGAACAGACCGTGCTCTGCGGCGGGATGACAGCCCTTATCGAAGCGGGCTTCAACACTCTTGTAGCAGCCGGCTACAGGCCGGAGGTAGCCTATTTTGAGTGCTGCCACGAAGTCAAGATCATCATGGACCTCATATACCAAAAGGGCATCTCCGCCATGAACAAGGGCATCAGCAACACCGCCGAATACGGCGGCTACACGGTGGGGAAAAAGATCATCGACGACCACGTTCTATGCGCCATGAAGGAAGCCCTGGAGGACATCCGGTCCGGAGCCTTTGCCGACCGGTTCCTGGCCGACATCAAACAAAAGGACAATCTTCTCACCGAGACCAGAAAAGCCAACGATGAGGCTCTCATCGAAAAGACCGGCGCTTTTCTGCGGGAAAAAATGAACCTGGGAAAGGATTAG
- a CDS encoding histidinol-phosphatase HisJ family protein, with protein sequence MYYFVDYHCHTLTSGDNSQTMEELVSSAAERGVRELCITEHFNFMPGTYCFGRFSYRDHDDRRRRLASLFPDVRILLGLEMDYMPEFMPLIRQIGRDMPLDYYIGSCHMSNGKHVFSDDFFAGRSGEEAYNEYFQTVSGCVRQKTFDTIAHFDWVKRKGCEHWGPFDMAPYRDVIADILSDMIALDMTMEVSEAGLRHPAGETYPSYDILRLYRDLGGENITYASDSHSPQQTSAHNGEVYGALEQMGFRWITTFSGRQKTRRPITV encoded by the coding sequence TTGTATTATTTCGTAGATTATCACTGTCACACCCTGACCTCCGGAGACAACAGTCAGACCATGGAGGAGCTGGTGAGCTCCGCCGCGGAACGGGGCGTGCGGGAGCTATGCATCACAGAGCATTTCAACTTTATGCCGGGCACCTACTGCTTCGGCAGATTTTCCTACAGAGACCATGACGACCGGCGGCGCCGGCTGGCCTCTCTCTTTCCGGACGTCCGGATACTGCTGGGACTGGAGATGGACTATATGCCGGAATTCATGCCTCTTATCAGGCAGATAGGCAGGGATATGCCTCTGGATTACTACATAGGCTCCTGCCACATGAGCAACGGCAAGCACGTCTTCAGCGACGACTTTTTTGCAGGCAGGTCCGGGGAGGAGGCCTACAACGAATATTTTCAGACCGTGTCCGGCTGCGTCAGGCAAAAGACCTTTGACACCATCGCTCACTTTGACTGGGTCAAGAGAAAGGGCTGTGAGCACTGGGGCCCCTTTGACATGGCTCCCTACAGAGACGTCATAGCCGATATACTGTCGGATATGATAGCTCTGGACATGACCATGGAGGTCAGCGAAGCCGGCCTGAGGCATCCCGCCGGAGAGACCTACCCCTCCTATGACATACTGAGACTTTACAGAGACCTGGGCGGCGAAAACATCACCTACGCCTCCGACAGCCACAGCCCTCAGCAGACCTCGGCCCACAACGGGGAGGTGTATGGGGCGCTGGAGCAAATGGGCTTCAGATGGATCACCACCTTCAGCGGGCGCCAAAAGACCAGGCGCCCCATCACGGTGTGA
- a CDS encoding prepilin-type N-terminal cleavage/methylation domain-containing protein encodes MKKGFTLIELLVVIAIIAILAAILFPVFAQAREKARQTQCLSNAKQIGTAFTMYATDWEDCLPQYDEAYAISQGIWNSNGAEVYACTHGFHSNYNRTNHEDYIKNASFVGQLAPYVKNGKLFTCPSQTNTSTYDNWQTGKVYCGYFYRRICYIGGMSLANQQTYLGTYVEGPMIVSALPKPAGLVILGEYAPNHNLKKNGNIAEGQCKLNAVFADGHANTIALNQSRWYFGASLAVYPYWGWDWDWPADGNKHYDYARRLDKCYDID; translated from the coding sequence ATGAAAAAAGGTTTTACCCTCATCGAGCTTTTGGTGGTCATCGCCATCATAGCCATCCTGGCCGCTATCCTCTTCCCCGTATTTGCCCAGGCGAGAGAAAAGGCCAGACAGACCCAGTGCCTTTCCAACGCCAAGCAGATAGGCACAGCCTTTACCATGTATGCCACCGACTGGGAGGACTGCCTGCCCCAGTATGACGAGGCCTACGCCATCAGCCAGGGCATCTGGAACTCCAACGGCGCCGAGGTCTATGCGTGCACCCACGGCTTCCACTCCAACTACAACAGGACCAACCATGAAGACTACATCAAGAATGCGTCCTTTGTAGGCCAGCTGGCCCCCTACGTCAAGAACGGCAAGCTCTTCACCTGCCCCAGCCAGACCAACACCTCCACCTATGACAACTGGCAGACCGGCAAGGTGTATTGCGGCTACTTCTACAGGAGGATCTGCTACATCGGCGGTATGTCTCTGGCCAACCAGCAGACCTATCTGGGCACCTACGTGGAAGGCCCCATGATCGTCTCCGCCCTGCCCAAGCCCGCAGGTCTGGTGATCCTGGGTGAATATGCCCCCAACCACAACTTGAAGAAGAACGGCAACATAGCCGAAGGACAGTGCAAGCTCAACGCCGTATTTGCCGACGGACATGCCAACACCATCGCCCTGAACCAGTCCCGCTGGTATTTCGGCGCCTCCCTGGCCGTATATCCCTATTGGGGTTGGGACTGGGATTGGCCCGCAGACGGCAACAAGCACTATGACTATGCCAGAAGACTGGACAAGTGCTACGACATAGATTAA
- a CDS encoding G5 domain-containing protein, producing the protein MRDSIVEAETPTTKKITIIYNGEKLNASTTMETVGEALMETGITVDSNDRVSVGLTMPVRSGMIVYVNRVEVEEVTETVTVPFETLRTFSREQKHGTITTLQEGQNGEKKVTYKITRVGSREISRVADNTEIVKEAVPCIISIGSKGEYTTSRGTSYRTKKVLTMKATAYDAQTFKGRKTSTGRKAVYSMAAVDPKVIPLGTRLYIEGYGYAIAGDTGGAIKGNRIDLCFETRAAAIKFGRRTVKVHVLSKV; encoded by the coding sequence ATGCGGGATAGTATCGTAGAGGCCGAGACGCCAACAACCAAAAAGATCACCATAATCTACAATGGTGAAAAGCTTAACGCTTCTACGACGATGGAAACCGTAGGAGAGGCCTTGATGGAGACGGGCATCACCGTTGACTCCAATGACAGGGTAAGCGTCGGGCTTACCATGCCGGTGAGATCAGGTATGATCGTTTACGTCAACCGGGTCGAGGTGGAAGAAGTCACCGAGACAGTCACCGTTCCTTTTGAGACCTTGAGGACCTTTTCCAGAGAACAGAAGCATGGGACCATTACCACGCTGCAGGAAGGACAAAACGGCGAAAAAAAGGTTACCTACAAGATAACCCGGGTCGGCTCCAGGGAGATATCCAGAGTAGCCGACAACACCGAGATAGTCAAAGAAGCTGTCCCTTGTATCATTTCCATTGGCTCCAAGGGTGAGTACACCACCTCGAGGGGCACCAGCTACCGGACCAAGAAGGTGCTGACCATGAAGGCCACTGCCTACGACGCTCAGACCTTCAAGGGAAGGAAGACCTCCACGGGAAGAAAGGCCGTGTATTCCATGGCCGCAGTTGACCCCAAGGTCATCCCCCTGGGCACCAGGCTCTACATCGAAGGCTACGGCTACGCCATAGCCGGAGACACCGGGGGAGCCATCAAGGGCAACAGGATCGACCTGTGCTTTGAGACGAGAGCGGCAGCTATCAAATTCGGCAGACGCACGGTGAAGGTTCACGTGCTTTCGAAAGTGTAA
- a CDS encoding DNA/RNA non-specific endonuclease gives MKRPDQKTLLAVFGILALLFSGLWAAENSQKQDKIPEYSGQPWAEINDNVPYFTEKEITDKAYEHYRPLDRLGRCQAAYACLGKELMPDKPRENIGMIKPTGWQISKYDFIDGEYLYNRCHLIAFCLAGENANKRNLITGTRYMNTEGMLPFENKVCDYIKKTSNHVMYRVTPMFAGNNLVCSGVLMEGYSVEDKGKGICFNVFCYNVQPGVGINYANGVNWLAAAPAQPAQAPAAEFFIGNMSSLKYHRPDCDGVMTMNPRNKIAIYSRAAAEAAGYTPCGVCRP, from the coding sequence ATGAAGAGACCCGACCAAAAGACTCTACTTGCTGTGTTCGGCATACTGGCCCTGCTGTTTTCAGGGCTGTGGGCTGCGGAAAACAGTCAGAAGCAGGACAAGATACCCGAATACTCCGGTCAGCCCTGGGCAGAGATCAACGACAACGTGCCCTATTTTACCGAGAAGGAGATCACGGACAAGGCCTACGAGCACTACAGGCCTCTGGACAGGCTGGGCAGATGTCAGGCCGCCTACGCCTGCCTGGGCAAGGAGCTGATGCCCGACAAGCCCCGGGAGAACATAGGCATGATAAAGCCCACCGGGTGGCAGATCTCCAAATATGATTTTATAGACGGAGAGTATCTCTACAACCGGTGTCATCTGATCGCCTTTTGTCTGGCGGGGGAGAACGCCAACAAGCGCAACCTGATCACAGGCACCAGATATATGAACACAGAGGGCATGCTCCCCTTTGAGAACAAGGTCTGCGACTATATCAAAAAGACCTCCAACCACGTCATGTACAGAGTGACCCCCATGTTTGCGGGCAACAATCTGGTGTGCTCGGGCGTGCTGATGGAGGGCTACTCCGTGGAAGACAAGGGCAAGGGTATCTGCTTCAACGTGTTCTGCTACAACGTCCAGCCCGGAGTGGGCATCAATTATGCCAACGGAGTCAATTGGCTGGCGGCCGCTCCGGCCCAGCCCGCCCAGGCTCCCGCAGCCGAGTTCTTCATAGGCAATATGTCCTCACTGAAATACCACCGTCCGGACTGCGACGGAGTCATGACCATGAACCCCAGGAACAAGATAGCCATTTATTCGCGGGCCGCTGCGGAGGCGGCAGGCTACACCCCCTGCGGGGTGTGCAGACCCTGA
- a CDS encoding endonuclease MutS2 — MNEHTIKVLELAKILKMTEERAATETGARRVRELAPDSDLGILRHRLEQVRELRGVISSDGRIPFRQIYDVSGPLSTAALGSCMSIPDILRTGVTLKSVTGLRQFLAQRRDSCPVCCRLIEYENFDSLTELLDRSVAPDGTIPDSASATLAALRNETRSLDGRIKEKIGSFVQSPKYKAYLQEPIVTTRSDRYCIPVKAEYRSSVPGIVHDSSGSGSTLYIEPGVIVDLGNRLRDTQAREREEIQNILYAVSARLGEKADAINFAVDCASELDMIYAKALLAADYDCTEPKLNERGKINIRQARHLLLPRESAVPIDVTLGGRYNCLLITGPNTGGKTVTLKTVGSLVLMAMCGMFIPAAENSEVSVFTDIFADIGDEQSIEQSLSTFSGHMKNIVEITAKATGRSLVLLDELGAGTDPVEGAALAQSIIVSLLAKKARIIATSHYGELKQFAYSEDMVENASVEFDTNTLRPTYRLLTGVPGSSNALLIASRMGISSEIIDKARGYITRDMNASDELLQKLEDTHREAAAYRQEAADRLKELEELRKKQLAELDTLKRRQANIEDKVRKRANKIIAKYSDEIEFTLALLKETPSENKDRQEARKEINTLISDFKKEINTSRLPEAPKPPAEKLTDPQPGDAVRVTSLGQEGYIESVSGKNAVVSINNKKITVALSGLVRSKARQTAEPGYTAVMSSPAVRPEINLIGMRAEEALLQLEKYLDKAMLSNLDRLRIVHGKGTGALRQAVCSYLKNHSSVVSFAPGDPEEGGDGVTIAKIK, encoded by the coding sequence ATGAACGAACACACCATAAAGGTATTGGAGCTGGCAAAGATCCTGAAGATGACGGAGGAGCGGGCCGCCACGGAAACCGGCGCCCGGAGAGTCCGGGAGCTGGCTCCCGACAGCGATCTCGGCATTTTGCGGCACAGGCTGGAGCAGGTCCGCGAGCTGAGAGGCGTCATCTCGTCCGACGGCAGGATCCCCTTCCGCCAGATCTATGACGTCAGCGGTCCTCTTTCCACTGCGGCTCTGGGCTCCTGCATGAGCATCCCCGACATACTGAGGACCGGGGTCACCCTCAAGTCTGTGACCGGCCTGCGCCAGTTCCTGGCCCAGCGCAGGGACAGCTGCCCCGTGTGCTGCCGCCTGATCGAATACGAGAACTTTGACTCCCTCACAGAGCTGCTGGACCGGTCGGTGGCCCCGGACGGCACCATACCCGACTCCGCCAGCGCCACTCTGGCAGCCCTGAGAAACGAAACGAGGAGCCTGGACGGCCGCATCAAGGAAAAGATAGGCTCCTTTGTCCAGTCTCCCAAATACAAGGCCTACCTGCAGGAGCCTATAGTCACCACCAGATCCGACCGCTACTGCATACCGGTGAAGGCCGAATACAGGTCCTCCGTGCCCGGCATAGTGCACGATTCCTCCGGCTCCGGCTCCACCCTCTATATAGAGCCCGGAGTCATAGTGGACCTGGGCAACAGGCTCCGGGACACTCAGGCCAGAGAACGGGAGGAGATACAAAACATACTCTATGCCGTATCCGCCCGGCTGGGCGAAAAAGCGGACGCCATCAATTTTGCCGTGGACTGCGCCTCCGAGCTGGACATGATATACGCCAAGGCTCTGCTGGCAGCCGACTACGACTGCACGGAGCCGAAGCTCAACGAGAGAGGCAAGATCAACATCAGGCAGGCCAGGCACCTGCTGCTGCCCCGGGAGTCGGCAGTGCCCATCGACGTCACCCTGGGAGGCAGATACAACTGCCTGCTCATCACCGGTCCCAACACGGGCGGCAAGACCGTCACCCTGAAGACCGTAGGCTCCCTGGTGCTCATGGCCATGTGCGGCATGTTCATCCCCGCGGCGGAAAACAGCGAGGTATCCGTGTTCACAGACATATTTGCCGACATAGGCGACGAACAGTCCATAGAGCAGTCCCTCTCCACCTTTTCCGGGCACATGAAAAACATAGTGGAGATCACCGCCAAAGCCACCGGCAGGTCTCTGGTGCTGCTGGACGAGCTGGGCGCCGGCACGGACCCGGTGGAGGGAGCGGCTCTGGCCCAGAGCATCATAGTATCCCTGCTGGCCAAAAAGGCCCGTATCATCGCCACCAGCCACTACGGGGAGCTCAAGCAATTCGCCTATTCGGAGGACATGGTGGAGAACGCTTCCGTAGAGTTTGACACCAATACCCTCAGGCCCACCTACAGGCTGCTGACGGGAGTCCCGGGCTCCTCCAACGCCCTTTTGATAGCGTCCAGAATGGGCATCAGCAGCGAGATCATAGACAAGGCCCGGGGATATATCACCCGGGACATGAACGCATCCGACGAGCTGCTGCAGAAGCTGGAGGACACCCACAGGGAAGCCGCAGCCTACAGGCAGGAAGCGGCGGACCGCCTGAAAGAGCTGGAGGAGCTCAGAAAAAAGCAGCTCGCCGAGCTGGACACTCTCAAAAGACGGCAGGCCAACATAGAAGACAAGGTCCGCAAAAGAGCCAACAAGATCATAGCCAAATATTCCGACGAGATAGAGTTCACTCTGGCCCTCCTGAAGGAGACGCCTTCGGAAAACAAGGACCGGCAGGAAGCCCGCAAGGAGATCAACACCCTCATCAGCGACTTCAAAAAGGAGATCAACACCTCCCGGCTCCCCGAGGCCCCGAAGCCGCCGGCGGAAAAGCTGACGGACCCCCAGCCGGGAGACGCCGTCCGGGTGACAAGTCTGGGTCAGGAGGGCTACATCGAGAGCGTGTCCGGCAAAAACGCCGTGGTATCCATCAACAACAAAAAGATCACAGTGGCTCTCTCGGGTCTGGTCCGGTCGAAGGCCAGACAGACTGCGGAGCCCGGATACACCGCCGTGATGAGCTCCCCTGCCGTCAGGCCGGAGATCAATCTCATAGGCATGAGAGCGGAGGAAGCTCTGCTGCAGCTGGAAAAATATCTGGACAAGGCCATGCTGAGCAATCTGGACAGGCTGAGGATAGTCCACGGCAAGGGCACCGGCGCCCTGAGGCAGGCGGTGTGCAGCTATCTCAAAAACCACAGCTCCGTCGTCTCCTTTGCCCCCGGGGATCCCGAGGAAGGGGGAGACGGCGTGACTATAGCCAAAATAAAGTAA
- a CDS encoding ribulokinase, translating into MMYSIGLDYGTLSVRCLIADVTDGREIAQAVWEYSDGVIDDYLPTTGEKLPPDFALQNPADYIQGTETVIREAISKAGIDKDEIIGIGIDFTSCTVVPVDDEGTPLCLSDKWSREPHAWVKLWKHHAATPEAEDMTELAARRGESWLARYGGTVGSEWMFPKLLEILRKAPEVYRAARFMEAADWMVFELTGARVKNASGAGYKACWSKEEGFPSPDYFKALDPEFENVVRDKLGSHVNSIGEKAGGLNEKWARKTGLKEGTAVAVGIIDAHAAIPALTITGPGTMGAIMGTSGNYLTLGDKPVLVEGICGYTTDGIEPGFIGFEAGQTCVGDMLAWLVDNCVPASYEKEAREKGVSVHQLLTEKAAAIKPGGTGLIVLDWWNGNRNILVDYDLSGAVVGYTLATRPEELYRAFIEGIAFGCRVIMEQIDKSGVRIDSIIACGGIAEKNPVFMQIFADITGREWKLGASPQSCAMGSAMWGAVAAGKAAGGYDNVQEAALRMAHTRNKSYKPIADHTRIYDELYREYMTLHDYFGRGGNNVMKRLRQMKYGR; encoded by the coding sequence ATGATGTATTCCATAGGTCTTGATTACGGCACTCTGTCAGTCAGGTGCCTCATTGCAGACGTCACCGACGGACGGGAGATCGCTCAGGCTGTGTGGGAGTATTCCGACGGAGTCATAGACGACTATCTGCCCACCACCGGCGAAAAGCTACCCCCGGACTTTGCCCTGCAAAACCCGGCAGACTACATACAAGGCACAGAGACGGTGATACGTGAAGCCATCAGCAAGGCGGGCATAGACAAGGACGAGATCATAGGCATAGGCATAGACTTTACCTCCTGCACCGTGGTCCCCGTGGACGACGAAGGAACGCCCCTGTGCCTGTCCGACAAATGGAGCCGGGAGCCTCACGCCTGGGTCAAGCTGTGGAAGCATCACGCAGCCACTCCCGAGGCGGAGGATATGACGGAGCTGGCCGCCCGGCGTGGAGAATCCTGGCTGGCCAGATACGGAGGAACGGTGGGCTCCGAATGGATGTTCCCCAAGCTGCTGGAGATACTCCGCAAGGCCCCGGAGGTTTACAGGGCCGCCCGGTTTATGGAAGCGGCGGACTGGATGGTGTTTGAGCTCACGGGAGCCCGGGTCAAAAACGCCTCCGGAGCGGGCTACAAGGCCTGCTGGTCCAAAGAGGAGGGCTTCCCCTCCCCCGACTATTTCAAGGCTCTGGATCCGGAGTTCGAAAACGTGGTCCGGGACAAGCTGGGGAGCCACGTAAACAGCATAGGCGAAAAAGCGGGTGGCCTGAATGAGAAGTGGGCCCGGAAGACCGGGCTGAAGGAAGGCACTGCCGTAGCAGTGGGCATCATAGACGCTCACGCTGCCATCCCCGCCCTCACCATCACGGGGCCGGGCACCATGGGAGCCATCATGGGCACTTCCGGCAATTATCTGACTCTGGGAGACAAGCCGGTCCTGGTGGAAGGCATATGCGGCTACACCACCGACGGCATCGAGCCCGGCTTCATCGGCTTTGAAGCGGGTCAGACCTGCGTGGGAGACATGCTGGCCTGGCTGGTGGACAACTGTGTGCCCGCCTCCTATGAAAAGGAGGCCCGGGAAAAGGGAGTCTCCGTGCACCAGCTGCTGACGGAAAAAGCCGCCGCCATCAAGCCGGGCGGCACGGGCCTCATAGTATTGGACTGGTGGAACGGCAACAGGAACATCCTGGTGGATTATGACCTCTCCGGCGCCGTGGTGGGCTACACTCTGGCCACCAGGCCCGAAGAGCTGTACAGGGCCTTTATAGAAGGGATAGCCTTCGGCTGCCGGGTCATCATGGAGCAGATAGACAAATCGGGCGTCAGGATAGACTCCATCATAGCCTGCGGCGGCATCGCCGAAAAGAACCCGGTCTTTATGCAGATATTCGCGGACATCACCGGCAGAGAATGGAAGCTGGGGGCCTCGCCCCAGTCCTGCGCTATGGGCTCCGCCATGTGGGGCGCCGTGGCTGCAGGCAAAGCGGCGGGAGGATATGACAACGTGCAGGAGGCTGCTCTCCGCATGGCTCACACCAGGAACAAGAGCTACAAGCCCATCGCCGACCACACCCGCATATACGACGAGCTCTACAGGGAATACATGACCCTCCACGATTATTTTGGCAGAGGGGGCAACAACGTGATGAAGCGCCTGAGACAGATGAAATACGGCAGATAA
- the rplS gene encoding 50S ribosomal protein L19, with amino-acid sequence MNQIIQQINEEQLRIDIPDFGPGDTVKVHCRVVEGSKERIQIFEGVVIAMKKGTINAAFTVRKIGANNIGVERTFMTHSPRIASIEVVKRGLVRRAKLYYLRNRVGKATKIKEKI; translated from the coding sequence ATGAATCAGATTATCCAACAAATAAACGAAGAGCAGCTGAGGATCGATATCCCCGACTTCGGTCCCGGCGATACCGTCAAGGTCCATTGCCGCGTAGTAGAAGGCAGCAAGGAAAGGATCCAGATATTCGAAGGCGTAGTCATAGCCATGAAGAAGGGGACCATCAACGCAGCCTTTACTGTCCGCAAGATAGGCGCCAACAACATCGGCGTGGAGAGGACCTTTATGACCCATTCTCCCAGAATAGCGTCCATCGAGGTAGTCAAGCGCGGTCTGGTGCGCCGGGCCAAGCTGTATTATCTGCGCAACAGAGTGGGCAAGGCTACCAAGATCAAGGAAAAGATATAA
- the trmD gene encoding tRNA (guanosine(37)-N1)-methyltransferase TrmD: MRFDVLSCFPEMIRHYTSLGIVGRAAEKGIITICARDLRDYAHDRYRHVDDTPYGGGPGMVLRSDVAIPAVEACLSDSGGKPARLIYTSPAGRRLDQEYAEDLSFEDHVVILCGRYEGVDQRIIDHFPMEEVSLGDFVLTGGELCAMCLIDAVTRLIPEALGDDESSEEESFTSGLLEYPQYTKPAEYMGMEVPRVLLGGNHGEIRSWRRKEMLRRTLQRRPDLLEWAPLSDADKQILETLKK; encoded by the coding sequence ATGCGCTTTGACGTATTGAGCTGTTTTCCGGAAATGATCCGGCACTATACCTCCCTGGGTATAGTGGGCCGCGCAGCGGAAAAAGGCATCATCACCATCTGCGCCCGCGACCTGCGGGACTACGCTCACGACCGTTACAGGCACGTGGACGACACTCCCTACGGAGGCGGACCCGGGATGGTGCTTCGCAGCGACGTGGCTATCCCCGCTGTGGAGGCATGCCTCAGCGACAGCGGCGGCAAGCCTGCCAGGCTGATCTACACCTCGCCTGCAGGCAGACGGCTGGATCAGGAATACGCCGAGGATCTGAGCTTTGAGGACCATGTGGTCATTCTCTGCGGCAGATACGAAGGCGTGGACCAGCGGATCATCGACCACTTCCCTATGGAAGAGGTCAGCCTGGGGGACTTTGTTCTGACAGGCGGCGAGCTGTGCGCCATGTGCCTCATCGACGCCGTTACCAGGCTCATCCCCGAGGCGCTGGGCGATGACGAGTCGTCCGAGGAAGAGTCCTTTACGTCAGGGCTGCTGGAATACCCGCAATACACCAAGCCTGCGGAGTATATGGGCATGGAGGTGCCCCGGGTGCTACTCGGAGGCAATCACGGAGAAATACGGTCGTGGCGCAGGAAGGAAATGCTGAGACGCACCCTGCAGCGCCGTCCCGATTTATTGGAGTGGGCGCCCTTGAGCGACGCCGACAAACAAATACTTGAAACACTGAAAAAGTGA